DNA sequence from the Bubalus bubalis isolate 160015118507 breed Murrah chromosome 24, NDDB_SH_1, whole genome shotgun sequence genome:
CCCTGAGTCCGGAATCGCGAAAGCGACTCAGAAGCCGGCGCCTGGAGGGGAGGAGCGAGGCAGTATCCGCCCCCGGAAGTCTCGGGCCAATGAGCACAGGCGTCGAGCGAGCCAATGAGCGCGGGGATGAGGGCGGCGAGCCAATGAGCGCGGGGCTGCTCCGGAGGCGGTGCTCGGAATGCGACCTGGAGAGCTACGCGGCGGCCGCAGCCATGGGCGCATCGCCTTCGCGGGCGCCGGGCGGGATCAAGGAACGGCCGGGAGCGGCTGAAGAGACCGTCGCCGGGACTAGCCCTTGACGCTGAGTCGCGGTGGGGAGGGTCCCCGCAGGCGCCTGGAGGGCCAGCGAGCGGGAGCCGGGAGTATCGGAGGAGCCCCGGGCAGCCGCCGGCCACttcggggagggggtgggggggcccagCTTGACCGCTGGAAGGGTCGACAGTGCGGTGTGGCCTCCTCTGCGGGTGGGGTGACCCGCCTGGCATCTCTCAGGGGCCGGGGCGCGTCAGCAGGGACCGACGCACATCTCTTGAGGGCACGCCGCCGGGGCCCAGGGCCGCCTGGGCCAGCCCCGGGGAGCCCCTGGATGGCTGAGCTGCCCCCGCGCCGGCCGCCGGGGCGCCGCAGCGGCTGAGCTCGCCTGGATcgccgggccgccgccgccgcccgccgccctcGCCGCCCGCTGCATGCCCGGCGCCCGGGTCGCGGCCCACCTGGACGCTCTGGGCCCCCTGGTCCCCTCCGTGCCGCCGCCGCTCCTGCCCTCTATGTTCTACGTGGGCCTGTTCTTCGTCAACGTGCTGATCCTGTACTACGCCTTCCTCATGGAGTACATCGTCCTCAACGTGGGCCTCGTCTTCCTGCCCGAGGACATGGACCAGGCGCTCGTGGACCTCGGCGTGCTCTCCGACCCCGGCTCGGGCCTCTACGACGCCGACTCGGAGCTCGACGTCTTCGATGGTTACTTGGAGTAGGCTCGGCTGCCTTCCCCCCGCCGCTCTCCCCACGACCCGCAACCGTCGGCCCGGACCGGGGCCCAGGTCATGCAGCTGCTGTTGATTGAGGGCACCACCTGGCCAGGGATGGGACCCCCGGGACGAGGCCCACTCCGGCCTCCGAGGCCTGTAAGTGCCCTCTCTGCGCAGGATGAGGGCGGGCTGGGGCGCTGGCGAGGAAGAGGGGGCAGCCCAAGCCGGACACACACCCTTCCCCCAGGCCTCTGATTTCTCAGTCCAGGTCTGTTTGGATGACGGGAACGGCTGGATTTTTCTTAGGCCCTTAGTCAGGGCTGGAAGGCTTCCCGTAGCGAAGGTGACAGCTGTTGAAGAAGGGAAGGGACGCAGGACGCGAGTGGCTTCCTGGTTAGCCATAGTAGCAACTTCACAGCTTAGGGAGAAAGCTTTTGCACCCAAGTCCATTTGAGGCAGGCCTGTCaactcctccccaccctcacccccccaGTCCTTAGCCTGCATCGATGGTGACCTTGCCTTTTGGGGGATTTCCACTAGTCCTGGAAGGTGAAGACTTGCAGTGTTAAAAGAGGGAGGAAGCCAGACACTGATCACCTTTGTCCTATGGCCCCTTGGAGGACTGGGTGGGGACTTAGAGCAAGGGTTCCCGGCTGATGCTGTGAGAGGAGAAACCTCCTTCAGCAAAGAACCCTGTACTTCCTTTGGCGTTGGCTAGGCTCCCGTTTTGGAGTCAGGTTTCAGGGCGCCCCAGCTCATCAGTTCCGCAGCTTGAATCTGCAGGGGCTGCCAGTTTCGCAGGCTGCTTTCACAGAGGAGGCCAGCTGGGGCTTGGTGCTGCGGTGGCTTTGCCTGCTGTGTTTGCAAGGCAAACTTAAGGGGCTTGGGGACCAGCAGGAGAAGGAACTACAGGATCCTTGCGCTGAGGTGTTAAAGCCCTGCCTCTGGGCTGCCACCAGAAAGCTGTGTCCGGCCCCACCTTGTGTGTTGGTGGGAGGGAAATGAAGATCCAGCAAGGAGGAAGACGTGGCCAAAGTCACGGCCGGGAAGAGAGGCAGCAGGCCTAGATGAGAGAGGCTCTGGTGAGGGTTCAGGGGACGTGCAGGAATTTCTCAGCTGAGCCCTTCAGCTGGGTGTGCTAGGCACTGTCCTGAGTGGCAGTGGCAGGGGACACTGAGGTGGTGGGCAGGGGCTCCTTTTGGAAAATGGGCATTAATGCCACTCACCCTAAGCATGCTGCGTTTACCCCTTCCTCTTGCCTGGCTTAGCCTAGATGACCATAGTCAGAGGGTGATGCAGGACACACTAGCAGTGGGCAAGACATACTAGCAGTGTCAACCTGGGGGGCTGACAGTGAGATTTCTTCGAAGAAAGCTTTATTTGAGCTCAGGGAGACCTTAGCAAGAGCCGAGTGCCGGTGGAGCGTGTGTCGGCTGCTCTGCATACCTATCCAGTTGGGCGGCCTGCCTGCCATCCATCCATCGATTTGTTCTTTCCTTGAACAGATGTTTACCCAGTACCTAGTGTGCTTGTGTGAACACAGTGAACAAGAGAGACTCAGACCCAGGCCTCTTGGCACTTGGTGAGAAAGACAAGCAGGTTCCCAACAAAACAGTGAGATTTTTGAGAGTTACAGTAGAAAGGCGCGACATCCCCTATCGTGTTCACTACTATTTCCTCGCTTAGAACAGCTCGTGGCATCTAGTAATTGCTCAGTAAATGCCTGGATAAgtgaaacaagactgggagatgggCTGCTTCAGACAGGGGGTTCAAAGAAGGCCTCTCCGAAGAGGTGACACCTTTGAGCTGAGCCCTAAATTGACGGAAGGAGCCACACGTGATCTGGAGAAAAGCAATCCAGGCCTAGGGACCCACTAGTGCCAAGGTCGTGAGGTGGGAGAGAGCTGGTTCTTCCAACAACTTCAAGGAGGCCAGTGCGACAGAACAGCCCCAGGAGAGGTTGGTGGGGTGGATGGGGCCTCAGTCATTGAGGCCACGGCCACAAGCAATGGAAAGTCATCAGGTTTTAGTCAGGGAAGGACACAATTCTGGTCCACATTTTGCAAGGATAACTGGTGATTGTGGGCAGGATGAGCCATAAGGGCAAGTGTGGAAATTGGGAAGCCAGTTAGGAACTGGTTAGTTGCTCAGGCCAGAGGTGATCTAGGCTTGGATGAGGCAAAGTTGgtgaagatggagaaacataAACAGAGCAAGAATGCCTTTTGGAGGTAGAACCTATGGGATCCACTCAGAACCTGTACTGAGTGTCAGTGATATACCATGCCTGGTTCTAGGCCCTTTTCGTATTCACTCATTgagtcattcaacaaatgctcTCACATGTTTAATCTCTGGGTGgctaagatgccctggaggaggaaatggcaccccactccagtatctttgcctggaaaatcccatggatagaggagcctagtggactacggaccatgggatcgcaaagagtcggatgcgactgaagcgcTGAGCACGCATGCGCACACGCTCCGCTGCCAAGCCCTAGAGATCCCAAGATGAATCCCCGCCCCCAACCAAGCCTTTGACTTACAGTTAGTGCAACTTGGTGATGAATGTCTTATTTTATCTCTTCACCACATCAACTGCAACACTTCCCATTCCAAATGAAAACATTGGCACTCTCTGGACCAAAAAGCGAAGCCCAAATGCTTCGGCATACTTTGCAGCCAACACTGTTTGAGCAGAAACACCAGGAAGTGTATCTCAAGGACACCCTTGCAAAGCTTTCCAAGTGACAGGGCCTGACTCCAGCAGGTGGGGATGCCCGGGGCTGTGGGAAATACTGGTGCCTGGAGAAGTGGTGGGAACCAGGCACAGCGTGCCTTCTTGCTCAGTCCCAGAGCCAAGCCACGGTGGCCTAGGTCCCAAAGACAAGAAGCCCAGACTCCAGCTGGGGAGGGGTGGCTAGTAGCAAGAAAAGCCTGTGGGAAAGATGAAAGATGATCTGACTGCACCTCCTCTCCTGGCGTCTTTCGTAAGCAGAAGAATACCAGTAGTCAAATCTTGCTCCTTCTCGCTCTTTCTCAGGTAGACACAGTCTCCTGTTACACACAGGCCGATCCAGGAAACACTGACCAAGGATGTGGGCTCGCCAGGCATGGGGGACAAGGGTGATCTCAGCATGAAAGGTGCACTTatttttgcttcctctttttttccacaTTACTCAGTTTCTCAAATGCTTGTTGAGCACCTATCTAAGGAGGCAGTATtaggcttccccaggtggctcagtggtaaagaatccacctgccagtgcaggatactcaggtttgatccctggtttgggaagatcccctggaggaggaagtggcaacccactccagtattcttgtctgggaaatcccatggacggaggagcctggcgggctacagtccatggggtcgcaaagtgccTAGACTCAAGTTGACCTAAGTTCAAATACCAATCCTagttgtgaccttgggcatgctACAGTACCTCCCCAGGTGTCAGATTCCTCTTCTGTAAAGCAGGGATCATCATCTACTTCATTCTGAGGGTTGAATGAGATAGATGTAAAGCTCTTAGACCTTCCCCTATGTgtgtgacacatgaaaattaacGACTATTATTGTACACTCAGGCCCTTGTGAATGTAAAAACCTGCACAAACCCTCAAGTATGCATATTTATATCCCACGATGAGCAGGACGGTcttctcttgtgactcagctggtaaagaatccacctgcaatgccggagacctggattccatccctgggtcgggaagatcccctggagaagggaacggcaacccactccagtattctggcctagagaattccatggactgtgtagtccatggggtagccaagagctggacacgactgagcaactttcactttctcatcttTCATGAGCAAGAGGGGTCTGGCTGCCTGAGTGCTGGGCGGGTCCGggtctggaccaccagggcagacTTCCCACTCTGCCTGGCTGGCCTGGGGCCCTCAAGAGACCTTTTCCATCGCCCTGTGGTCTCTAAGGCCACCCGACCTGGAGAGCCGTGGCTGTGATTTTCCTCGAGTATTCTTCGTTGCCCGGGAGCGGGGACTGGGGACCAGGCGCTCCTTCCTAGGAGAGAGGGCCGCTGTAGCTGGCCCAGGCGCTGGGGAGAGTCCTCACGTCCCAGCAGTTCCTCTGCGGAGGCAGCTTAGCTGGATTGATTTGTCCTGGTTCCTGATGAAAGCAGCCTCTGCCTGCCAGCGCTCTTTTGGCGCAGAGGGAGAAGAGGCTCTCTGCACTGGAAATGGAGGGACTGGAGAGTGTTGCTGCCCAAGTCAGCATAGCCTGGGGGAGGCCAGGTTGGGAGCTAAGGGTAGGCGGACTAGGTCTGCTTATCACAGGGTTTCCCAGATATCAGTGTTCTGACTGGTGCCACAGCTCCTTCCTGACCCACCTGCCCTTGTCTCTTGGTGGCAGTCTGGCCTGTGCCATCAGCAGAACACTCAGGCTGGGCATCTGGCTTCCCTGCTCGGAAACCCAACCCTCCCTCCGGGATTCACACGATAGGTTCAGATGGTGGGAGAGGCCGCGGTGGAGCTCCGGGGAGGGGTCAGGGcagacgggggagccaggtgggaggGAGACAAGTGGTGGTGACGTGGGAAGATGGGTGCGCCCCCAGGCCCTGCGGCCTCAGGGCTGTGCTGCCCTGAGGCCCCCTGGGAAGTGTGCCTGCTGCCCCACTGGACAGGTGAAGACCCCCATGTGTGTCTCAAGACAGCTGAGGTGCCGGGGGCCCCATTCCCTCATTGCCTGAGTTGTGCAAACTGGAGATTTCATCCGAGGGAAACCCTCACAGCCCTTGCCTCTGTTTCCTGAACTCAGAATTGAGGGCTCCTGTCAACTTGAGCATTGGTATCCCTGGTTTATGTGCCACCCTCCCCTCCTGGGACTTCTGAAAGCATAGTTTGCTTTTGGGAAACCAGGGCCACAATAAAAAGGACAGTCAGCCGCATCCCCCATGtctcagagaaagaaactgaggcctggaaagGGGGGTGAGGCACCAGGGGTACAAAGCCAGCAAGACAGCCAAGGCCCTGACCCAGCGCTGAAGGAGGGTGCAGAGGGGCTCCCAGCTCCCCTCTGTGGCTCTGCCAGGCCTGCCTCAGATATTCTCTTGGTCCTTGGTCTGagttactttttttaaactttattttgaaataatttcacaattacaCAAGTTGCAAAGAATTCCCATATACACTTCACCCAAATTCACCAAGTGCATGCATTCATATTTGCCACGCTTGTTCATGTGTACAAAATGCTTActctgtgcacatgtgtgtgtatatatatatacatgcttccatgtatgtgtatatataggtgTACATGTATGAATATTTTTCTGAACCAGACTGCAGATAATATGTTCATTTACTCCTAGATATTTCAGTGTGTATTTCCTTAGAATGAGGGCATTTACTTAAATCATCATAGTACCACTGTCAAAACCAACAGACTGAATGTTGATAACAGCCTCAGGACCAGTGTGAGCTGTGACTATTCAGATGTCATCAGTTGTGCCAGTAGTGTCCTCTCAGTAAAAAcagggagggcggggagggggctgagGCCCAGGAGCCAATCCCAGGTCGCCCTGGTCATCCCCCGTCATGTCTCTGATGCCGTCTTTAGTCGGAACAGTCCCTCAGTCTGTGTGTTTCATGACACTGACATTTTTGAAGCATGCGAGTCTGGTACTTTGTAGACTGTCTCTCGGTTGGGATTGTCTGATGTTTACTCCTGAGTTTAGCTTCAGATGGTGTCCTTTTTGGCAGGAATACCACAGGGAAGTGAGCGTGTGTCCTGAGTACATCGCATCAGGAGACACGTGGTGTCTGGCAGCCTCATTCCTGGAGATGATAGTTCTGACCACTTGGTTACGGACTTGCCTACCACCTCTCTCTGCTGCAGAGTTCCTGTTCCTCCCTTTACAGTTTATGATGAAGTATGTTTGTTCTAGtgcttaatttcttaaaaatctgtctttttcatgtgaatttatttttaaaagactgtttaTGTCACTGAAAAGAGAAAACCAGCATCACTTGGCATGGATAAAAATACTAAGTGCCAAGTCATTAACTTCTGGACAAATACTAAAGCCAGCTAAAGGCACAGGGCCCCCAGCTCTTTGTCAAAAAGTCAAGTTAGCAACTGTCATGTGATAAACTCTACCATCAAAGTGGAACTTTCTTCTCCAGGTAACCATAATGGTTGGCCAAGAACCAAAAAGCCAGTCACTGGCTCCCTGGGTGTCTCTCAGGTTTATCCCAGGCCATCTCCGTGGACCCCTTAAGACTGGTGCTTAGAGGCTTTTCAGTCAGATTTGGGTTTAAGTCCCAGCTGGACTAGGGCCTTCACctccccaggcctcagtttccttctctgtaaaatggggaaaatagtgGCCCCTGTTGAAGAGctcaaatctgcctgccagtgcaggagatgcaagagacgagggttcaatccctgggtcgggaagatcccctggaggaggagatggcaacccactccagtatcctggcctggaaaatcccctggacagaggagcctggcgggctacagtctgatGGGTatcagagtcaaacacgactgagctgTGAAAGCCGTTGAAAGGCTCTTGCACATTAGGTGAGATGGTGATGGCCCCATAGTTGATTCTTGCCAGGGATGCCATCAGTCATGGTGGTGTGTCAGACCCAGAGCAGGTCGGCCCAAGAAGCCTTCCCCTTTCTCGGGCCCCCTTCCTCTCTGTGGGGGCCAGTTGCCAAGGAGGGCATGTCTGTTGGGCAGCCTCTGAAGCAGTCCAAGGGTGGTGGTAAATGGTGCCCAGGGAGCCAGGTGATGCTGGTATCCTCGTAGCTGGCAGCCCCTGCCCCAAGCCTGGGGGTGGCTGGGACCTGGTTCCAGTGTCAGTCACCCCCTGAGGGGCAAGCTCCATTCCTGGGAGTCCTTCCTGCCAGGGGCCTTGGCTCGGTGGTTGTAAATAACTGCATTTCCAGTTTCCCCTGAGCATCACCCCATGAAACAGGTGGGGCAGGGCTCATTATTAGCTCCATTAGACAGGgcggaaaactgaggcttggggaggTTCAGGGACTCGGCCCAGACACCCCGCTGTGAGGGGGCTGCGTGGCGCCTCCTGGCCACACTCCCAGTGCTCCCAGTGAGGCCTCATCTGCAGGCGTCCCCGGGAGGCAGTGAGCACGCCGACGCCTAGTGCAGGCCGGCTGTGGATGCCCTGCCCCATCTCGGGCACCTGCTGCTTTGCACTTTGGAGCAGAGGAACCCGGCCCAGGCTCCCTTTTTGCAGGACCAGAGGTATCTGGCTAGAATTAATGGTTTCACTTTCAGCATTTATCCATTGCTTTCTGTTTATGACAAatggtctttttttcttcattcacgATGATGACATAAGATTGCTTTTACAATTGTGGAATTTGCCGGGGAGAAACAGGCCAGTAGTTCAGGTGGTTCTTGACTGTGGAAGGATTCAGAAGGCCTCATGGAGCCTGGGGCTCGGGCCAGCTGGAGGCGCTCCTGATGAGGAATCACCACAGCACCTGTGCTTGAGGGGCATCAACCGCCGACTCAGAAACCAGCATCCAGACCCTCTGGAGAAAGCGGCCAGGACCCTGGCTTCCCCTAGGAGCCTGGACTCAGGCAGACAGGCGAGGTTTCCTTCGCCCTCCCGCTTCCAGCCACGCACTCATCCACCAGACATGGCAGAGGCCTTCCTGTGCGCAGCCTGATGCTGAGATGGCAGCggagaccctgggcaagtcatagCTGCTGGCGTCTGTCTTTACGGCTTTAATTGGCTGGTGGGTACGTGGAGGAGGAGGAATGGGCAGTGGGTGCCCAGCAGGCAGGGTCTTTTGAAGGACGGAAGGATTGCCCCTTTAGAAGACCCCCTGCACCGAGGAGACCCCCATTCCCACCCTGTGTGTTTCCTAGCTGAGAACAGGTGGGGACATGGAGGGGAGGGGCCGTGTGTGCTGGGTATTGCAGGCATTCCACCAACACAGTTTCATGTAATCCTTGTAACAAACAGCCAGCAGTTTGTTTCAGATAGGGACACACGCccagagaggttaggtgacttgcctgaggtcacacagctaggaaggggCAGAGCCTGAAGGACTTGAGACTGGCCAATTCCAGACCTCACCCGGGCTATCCCAGAGGAGCAGGAGAGTGGAACAGCCCAACTGCACAAAGAATTCTCTTCCAACACGTCCAGAGCATCACCCCACCGTCACCTTTAAGACAGATCTCAAAGCGTCTCCCCACAGATAACCAGACTGAGACATTGTTTCTTAAGATGAATTAAGTGCCCAACTATCATTCTGATGACAAACCAGCCAGCCATTCCTTCTGTCCAGGTCTGGGGAGTGGCCTGGAAGGAAAGGTTAcagtttcagaaagagaaaacacccAAAGCTAATAGCTGATGAATTGTTGGTCATGCTCTAAGGACTTCAGGAGGTGGGAGAACCCACTGCCTAGACTCTCTAAGCTGCAGCCTCGGAATGTTCTCAGCCCCGGGCTTCTGATGCCAGAGGAAAGAAATGAACTAGGTGCCAAGAGGAACTGAGAAAGACGATGGGGTCAGACCACagaggttcaaatcctgggtctgccacttatgagctgtgtgaccttgcttggttaacttaacctctctgagccccatctGCAATTCAGGGATGATGGTCCTCCTTGGCTCTACCTCCTGGGGTGgttttgaggaataaatgagCTAAGCCATGAGTTGCAGCAGATAGTACAAAGTGAACACAAGTGCTTGATAATTTGTCAGCTGGTTTGCTGTGAGACCAGATTTGCAAGTCAAAGAAACGAGGAGGTTGGTCTCTAACAGCAGCAATGTGTGGCACGGATGAGAGGAGCCAGGACATCCTCCCACCAATAGAGGCCTGGGGCCACACCTCTGTCCTCAGTGTGCTGTGTGACTTAGGACAGGTCACTGCCCTCTCTGGGTCCCTTCATTCTCTGGAGTGACCAGATCAGGGTCTCCCAAACCTCATATGATACCATCAGCaatttttgccatatttgctCATTGTCTGAGCTGTTACCTGAACTGTTATTTATGCAGTTAACACAAGTTAAACATACACAAGTGTTAGtcttttagtcatgtccgactctttgtgaccccatggactatagcccgccggctcctctgtccacaggattcttcaggcaagaatactggagtgggtagccatgcccttctccagggaatcttcctgatccggggatggaacccagatctgcactgcaggcagattctttaccatctgagccagcggGGTTATGCAGTTACTATCTTCAAACCAGAGGCtctctttttaaagtgaaattaatGTGGTGGAAAGAGAGGATCTTTATGGTATTACTATCAGAAAGGGAAGACTGGCATCATTCTCCATAAATAGAATGTGACCCTGCAGATGAACAATGAGAACAGGGGGCCTTAGTGAATCCTAGCGGGAGCTGGCGCCTGAGCCTGTTCCTTCCGGAAGTTAGTACGTGTGACAGAGTCGCACTAGCCAGGCTGACGCTTGCCTGGGACTTAGGTTGTTTGCAGTCATGAGCATCGGGAGGGGAGTGAGGTCCTGTTCCAAGTGGGGGTCCCATGTTCTCTAACAGCCCTTCCCCCCAATTCTGAAATGGGCTCAAGTTCACTCCCCTGCCTTGGAGAGTGAGTGAGCCCTGGTAATGCTGAATTGGAATAAACAATCTGCTCTGCTTTCCTGGATGCCAGAGGTCTGGGGAGCTCCACACTGACCGCCACAGGGAAACCCAGAGTCCCCATGGGGGAGGGAGGTCTGCAGAAGGTGGGCTCCTGGTGGGATGGAAGGGGAACTCATGAacacttctggaggctggagCTCTCCGCTGCGCTGGTTGCAGCCCTGGCTTCCCCTCCGGCCTGCCAGGTCCTGGGTCATCAGTGGGAGCTGCGGACGGTCTCTTGAGCAGTGAAAGGATGTGTTCCTAGCTGAGTCCTAAATGAATCTGCGGAGGACACAAGAAACTGACCTGATGTGGCCCCTGCTAACCTCTCGGTGTCTCCCCcagggctgggcttcccaggtggcactcgtggtaaagaacccacctgtaattGCACAacaaatgcaggtttgatccctggaggagggcatggcagccaactccagtgttcttgcctggagaatcccatggacagaggagcctggtgggctatggt
Encoded proteins:
- the DEXI gene encoding dexamethasone-induced protein yields the protein MPGARVAAHLDALGPLVPSVPPPLLPSMFYVGLFFVNVLILYYAFLMEYIVLNVGLVFLPEDMDQALVDLGVLSDPGSGLYDADSELDVFDGYLE